Proteins encoded within one genomic window of Humulus lupulus chromosome 1, drHumLupu1.1, whole genome shotgun sequence:
- the LOC133794180 gene encoding rRNA-processing protein FYV7 — protein sequence MKNRTPNEERKGKGIGGPESVNMKTRNQKPNNTRKGLSLEAFAHARSNRSHYNPASIKKQQEFYKNAKYVSKFKKSMKQQGLSSASTPREDEMNKKNKKSQNKAKVSLREMYEKKREEEEKARIEKEAIIQAKKEERDKANARRKATREKMYKKTRTGQPVMKYRIEHLLETIQGSKTHS from the exons ATGAAGAATCGGACCCCAAATGAGGAACGAAAAGGAAAGGGAATTGGTGGCCCTGAATCAGTAAACATGAAGACAAGGAATCAGAAACCGAATAACACGAGGAAAGGCCTTTCACTCGAGGCCTTCGCTCATGCCAGGTCGAACAGAAGCCACTACAATCCAGCTTCAATAA AGAAGCAGCAAGAGTTCTATAAAAATGCTAAATATGTGAGCAAGTTTAAAAAGTCAATGAAACAGCAGGGTCTTTCCTCTGCTTCAACACCCCGTGAG GATGAAAtgaataagaaaaacaagaagagCCAGAACAAAGCAAAAGTTAGTTTGAGAGAAATGTATGAAAAGAAGCGTGAAGAGGAGGAGAAGGCCAGAATTGAAAAAGAGGCTATTATTCAGGCGAAGAAAGAAGAAAGGGATAAGGCCAATGCTCGGAGAAAGGCTACTAGAGAAAAGATGTACAAAAAGACACGTACAGGGCAGCCTGTTATGAAGTATAGAATTGAACATCTCTTGGAAACTATTCAAGGTTCCAAAACCCATAGTTAA